A window of Gopherus evgoodei ecotype Sinaloan lineage chromosome 13, rGopEvg1_v1.p, whole genome shotgun sequence contains these coding sequences:
- the CHCHD10 gene encoding coiled-coil-helix-coiled-coil-helix domain-containing protein 10, mitochondrial isoform X1, protein MPRGSRSAAARPAAVSAAPAHAHPPAHPPPSAVAAPGQPQQPGLMAQMATTAAGVAVGSAVGHVVGSALTGAFSGGSSTEPAKPASTIQEPRQPAFQQPQYGPCHYEMKQFLECATNQSDLTLCEGFNEALKQCKYNNGVSSLL, encoded by the exons ATGCCTAGGGGGAGCAGGAGCGCGGCGGCCCGGCCGGCCGCAGTCAG TGCAGCCCCAGCTCATGCTCACCCACCAGCTCATCCTCCACCTTCAGCTGTTGCAGCCCCGGGCCAGCCCCAGCAGCCTGGCCTGATGGCCCAGATGGCTACCACTGCTGCTGGGGTTGCTGTTGGATCTGCAGTGGGCCACGTGGTTGGCAGTGCTCTCACTGGGGCATTCAGTGGCGGTAGCAGCACTGAGCCAGCGAAACCAGCCAGTACTATCCAG GAGCCCAGGCAGCCTGCGTTCCAGCAGCCGCAGTATGGCCCTTGCCACTATGAGATGAAACAGTTCTTGGAATGTGCTACCAATCAAAGTGACTTGACCTTGTGTGAAGGTTTCAACGAGGCACTGAAGCAGTGCAAATATAATAATG GTGTCTCCTCCCTCTTGTGA
- the CHCHD10 gene encoding coiled-coil-helix-coiled-coil-helix domain-containing protein 10, mitochondrial isoform X2, with translation MGVSSAAPAHAHPPAHPPPSAVAAPGQPQQPGLMAQMATTAAGVAVGSAVGHVVGSALTGAFSGGSSTEPAKPASTIQEPRQPAFQQPQYGPCHYEMKQFLECATNQSDLTLCEGFNEALKQCKYNNGVSSLL, from the exons ATGGGTGTCTCAAG TGCAGCCCCAGCTCATGCTCACCCACCAGCTCATCCTCCACCTTCAGCTGTTGCAGCCCCGGGCCAGCCCCAGCAGCCTGGCCTGATGGCCCAGATGGCTACCACTGCTGCTGGGGTTGCTGTTGGATCTGCAGTGGGCCACGTGGTTGGCAGTGCTCTCACTGGGGCATTCAGTGGCGGTAGCAGCACTGAGCCAGCGAAACCAGCCAGTACTATCCAG GAGCCCAGGCAGCCTGCGTTCCAGCAGCCGCAGTATGGCCCTTGCCACTATGAGATGAAACAGTTCTTGGAATGTGCTACCAATCAAAGTGACTTGACCTTGTGTGAAGGTTTCAACGAGGCACTGAAGCAGTGCAAATATAATAATG GTGTCTCCTCCCTCTTGTGA
- the C13H22orf15 gene encoding LOW QUALITY PROTEIN: uncharacterized protein C22orf15 homolog (The sequence of the model RefSeq protein was modified relative to this genomic sequence to represent the inferred CDS: deleted 1 base in 1 codon), giving the protein MFITVRYRADCQEIVNVNCRVLSLTMHLKKKCQCRPEDCIDLLDESGTMMNLSEVKSPASELASKYLQERQHYILIRVIRGEGLESTYYESLLENLENHHPELAERLQKLPAYPQLKDNMRRSSMQRKFHPLKEPLLGSPAKVRSTQQSKKALLSPAGPPR; this is encoded by the exons ATGTTCATTACAGTGAGATATAGAG CCGACTGCCAAGAGATTGTGAATGTGAACTGCCGGGTCCTGAGCCTCACCATGCACCTGAAGAAGAAATGCCAGTGCAGGCCAGAAG attgCATTGATCTTCTGGATGAATCGGGGACCATGATGAACCTAAGCGAAGTGAAAAGTCCTGCATCTGAGCTGGCCAGTAAATACCTACAGGAGAGGCAGCATTACATCCTCATCAGAGTCATTC GAGGAGAAGGCTTGGAATCAACCTACTACGAATCTCTACTGGAGAATCTGGAAAACCACCACCCTGAGCTGGCAG AGCGGCTGCAGAAGTTACCGGCATACCCTCAGCTGAAGGACAACATGAGGAGGAGTTCCATGCAGAGAAAGTTTCACCCACTTAAGGAACCACTCCTGGGCTCCCCAGCCAAAGTCAGAAGCACACAGCAGAGTAAG AAGGCTCTGCTCTCTCCAGCAGGCCCACCTAGGTAG